One segment of Paenibacillus sp. FSL R7-0337 DNA contains the following:
- a CDS encoding oligosaccharide flippase family protein: MKTNIKLAAIITYASVFLGVIISLGSTPFIVSTLGKSEYGLFALVNSIIAYIVLLDLGFGSAVIRFNAKYISENDSTGQRNINGMFLLLFSAIGLLSLLASVILVFNFDSIFSSLDAAELGILKTIFIIAAINVAVSFPLNIFSSIITAYERFVYLKIINLIRVVLSPAMMVLVLLFDFRSTGMVTVALVLNLAIGVINVVFCRTKLNLRVRFHGFDTKLFKEIFSYSSYILLSSIAFQIYTNADPLIIGMFLGATPIAVFAIAAQLNTYILNFSNVLASFYLPKLTKMIVKGADQAALMLELVKIGRIQALIVGYIVSGFVLFGQSFILIWLGPDYKYAYTVALIIIIPQITSIVQSLFATMLEAMNMHRVKAFIYFSVAILKVALTFWFIRIWGITGCAIATAIGMIINVCLNNVYYKYKLKFDILHFWLQIIRVFIPVVLLSGVCGFLLSFVSITSYVYLGMYVILYSLIYVLTMWLFGLNGAEKQMVAGPVRKMALRSQA, from the coding sequence TTGAAAACCAATATTAAACTTGCTGCAATCATAACCTATGCTTCCGTATTTTTAGGCGTTATTATCTCCCTAGGCTCGACGCCGTTCATTGTGTCGACCCTGGGGAAATCCGAATATGGATTATTCGCGCTGGTGAACTCCATCATCGCCTATATCGTCCTGCTGGATCTGGGCTTCGGCAGCGCGGTCATCCGCTTCAATGCGAAATACATCTCTGAGAATGACTCCACAGGCCAGCGCAATATTAACGGAATGTTCCTGCTGCTCTTCTCTGCCATCGGACTCCTCTCCTTACTTGCCAGTGTGATTCTGGTGTTCAATTTCGATTCGATCTTCAGCAGCCTCGATGCAGCTGAGCTCGGCATTCTGAAGACCATATTCATCATTGCTGCCATCAATGTGGCTGTCTCGTTCCCGCTGAATATCTTCAGCTCGATCATTACGGCCTATGAGCGGTTCGTCTATCTCAAAATCATCAACCTGATCCGCGTGGTCCTGTCTCCGGCCATGATGGTGCTGGTCCTGCTGTTCGACTTCAGATCAACAGGAATGGTCACCGTCGCACTTGTGCTAAACCTGGCAATCGGCGTGATTAATGTAGTCTTTTGCCGCACCAAGCTGAATCTGCGGGTCCGGTTCCACGGCTTCGATACCAAGCTGTTCAAAGAGATCTTCAGCTACTCGTCGTATATCTTATTGTCGTCGATCGCCTTCCAGATCTATACGAATGCCGATCCGCTGATCATCGGGATGTTCCTCGGGGCCACGCCTATCGCCGTCTTCGCCATCGCTGCCCAGCTCAACACGTATATTCTCAACTTCTCCAATGTGCTGGCCAGCTTCTATCTGCCCAAGCTCACCAAGATGATCGTCAAGGGTGCAGATCAGGCGGCCTTAATGCTGGAGCTGGTCAAAATAGGCAGAATCCAGGCGCTGATCGTAGGCTACATCGTCTCGGGCTTCGTGTTGTTCGGACAGAGCTTCATTCTGATCTGGCTCGGTCCGGATTACAAATATGCATACACGGTTGCGCTGATCATCATCATTCCCCAGATCACATCGATTGTGCAATCGCTGTTCGCCACCATGCTGGAAGCGATGAATATGCACCGGGTGAAGGCCTTCATCTATTTCTCTGTTGCTATTCTGAAGGTGGCCCTAACCTTCTGGTTCATCCGGATCTGGGGGATTACAGGCTGCGCCATTGCTACGGCTATCGGGATGATCATCAATGTATGCCTGAATAATGTGTACTACAAGTATAAATTGAAGTTCGATATCCTTCATTTCTGGCTGCAGATCATCCGCGTCTTCATTCCGGTGGTGCTGCTGTCCGGTGTGTGCGGGTTCCTGCTTAGCTTCGTGAGCATCACTTCTTACGTGTACCTGGGCATGTATGTCATCCTGTACTCCCTCATCTATGTGCTTACTATGTGGCTGTTCGGACTGAACGGGGCAGAGAAGCAGATGGTGGCCGGACCCGTGAGAAAAATGGCTCTGCGGAGCCAGGCCTAG
- a CDS encoding polysaccharide pyruvyl transferase family protein, which yields MSQALEKILPLSFRNYVSNIPVYQYYKGYLSYRNAYKDKTKAIYVVGSPEHDNLGDHAITYAQMNFLRKAFPDYTLIEIVANRLMHNMKCLEEFCSPEDIFVLQGGGNFGIEYFREEEVRRKIISEFPNNKIIVFPQTIYFGDTELGRAEFKKTQDLYGSHKDLTLVAREATSYEIMKAGFRNNAVLLTPDIVMSLDITDPPKERHGALLCIRADKESIFSEQDKKVIQEYTSKHYSSTTFTDTCILRPVSLEDRDHELNTLWNQFKEAEVVITDRLHGMIFAAITSTPCIALGNYNYKVVGSYEWIKHLGYVKFTNDVKQIPALLEELKTIQRPRYNNEFSVQHYSQIIESMASSSAEEPASSIVTA from the coding sequence ATGAGCCAAGCCCTTGAGAAGATCCTGCCGCTGTCTTTCCGCAATTATGTAAGCAATATTCCCGTTTACCAATACTATAAGGGCTATCTGAGCTACCGGAATGCATATAAAGACAAGACGAAAGCCATTTACGTCGTCGGCTCCCCTGAGCATGACAATCTGGGCGATCACGCCATCACTTATGCGCAGATGAATTTTTTGCGGAAAGCTTTTCCTGACTATACCCTGATTGAGATTGTCGCCAACCGGCTGATGCATAACATGAAGTGTCTGGAGGAATTCTGTTCGCCGGAGGATATCTTCGTGCTTCAGGGCGGAGGCAACTTCGGGATCGAGTATTTCCGTGAGGAAGAGGTACGCCGCAAGATTATCTCCGAGTTCCCAAATAACAAAATCATCGTCTTCCCGCAGACCATCTACTTCGGTGATACCGAGCTTGGGCGCGCGGAGTTCAAGAAGACACAGGACCTCTATGGCTCCCACAAGGACCTCACGCTGGTCGCCAGAGAGGCAACGTCGTACGAAATTATGAAAGCAGGTTTCAGAAACAACGCAGTGCTGTTAACGCCGGACATTGTAATGTCCCTCGACATCACTGATCCTCCCAAGGAGCGCCATGGTGCCCTTCTGTGCATTAGAGCGGATAAGGAGAGTATTTTCAGCGAGCAGGATAAAAAGGTCATCCAGGAATACACCTCCAAGCACTACAGCTCCACTACCTTCACGGATACCTGCATCCTCCGCCCTGTCTCCCTGGAAGACCGGGACCACGAGCTGAATACCTTATGGAATCAGTTCAAGGAGGCCGAGGTTGTGATTACGGACCGTCTGCACGGGATGATTTTTGCGGCGATTACATCCACACCTTGTATTGCGCTGGGGAATTACAATTATAAAGTGGTAGGCAGCTACGAATGGATCAAGCATCTGGGCTATGTGAAATTCACGAACGATGTAAAGCAAATCCCGGCCTTGCTGGAAGAACTGAAAACGATCCAGCGCCCACGGTACAATAATGAATTCTCGGTCCAGCATTACAGCCAGATCATTGAATCCATGGCAAGCAGCAGCGCTGAAGAACCTGCTTCGTCCATCGTTACCGCTTAA
- a CDS encoding glycosyltransferase translates to MKPEISIIVPIYNVELYLRKCVDSILAQTFRNFELILVNDGSPDKCGEICEYYKELDPRVVVIHKQNGGLSDARNYGIDVAEGRYIGFVDSDDWIEPDMYEALYELITAHNADIAVCGHCEVQDDVKLEKSFTHQVRVYDNAQAIDKLLEDTEIQNLAWDKLYKAELFSQVRYPVGRYFEDIFTTYKLFLQANKTVSLDSPKYLYLKRSDSITGAMNNRKYYDRFRAALEIYETIQDKNYPVAKEISLSRTVTEGIELCNFQLITGETAVNKEYLTELGGFLSKHTSAILRNRIIRREMKTAALLILTSSTVYKMLYYSKLRLKGSNMI, encoded by the coding sequence GTGAAGCCAGAGATAAGTATTATTGTGCCTATCTACAACGTGGAACTGTACCTGAGGAAGTGTGTGGATTCGATATTGGCGCAGACCTTCCGCAATTTTGAATTGATTCTGGTCAATGACGGATCACCTGATAAGTGCGGCGAGATTTGCGAGTATTACAAGGAGCTGGACCCGCGTGTCGTCGTCATTCATAAGCAGAACGGCGGATTGTCCGATGCCCGCAACTATGGAATTGATGTGGCAGAGGGCCGGTATATCGGGTTCGTCGACAGCGATGACTGGATTGAACCGGACATGTACGAAGCCCTGTACGAACTCATCACCGCCCACAATGCAGATATCGCTGTATGCGGCCATTGCGAGGTACAGGATGATGTCAAGCTGGAAAAGTCCTTCACGCACCAGGTGCGTGTATACGATAATGCGCAAGCCATTGACAAGCTGCTTGAGGATACCGAGATCCAGAACCTTGCCTGGGATAAGCTGTACAAGGCTGAGCTGTTCAGCCAGGTGAGATATCCGGTCGGCCGGTATTTCGAGGACATTTTTACCACCTATAAATTATTCCTCCAGGCGAACAAGACCGTCTCGCTGGACTCCCCCAAATACCTGTATCTCAAGCGAAGCGACAGCATCACCGGAGCGATGAACAACCGGAAATATTACGACCGCTTCCGTGCGGCGCTGGAGATCTACGAGACGATTCAGGATAAAAACTATCCGGTCGCCAAAGAAATCTCGTTATCCCGGACCGTAACCGAAGGCATTGAGCTGTGCAACTTCCAGCTGATTACCGGCGAGACTGCAGTTAACAAGGAATATCTGACCGAGCTGGGCGGGTTCCTGAGCAAGCATACCTCCGCGATCCTGCGCAACCGCATCATCCGCCGGGAGATGAAGACTGCAGCCCTGCTTATTCTGACCAGCTCCACGGTATACAAAATGCTGTATTATTCCAAACTCCGTTTGAAGGGAAGTAATATGATATGA
- a CDS encoding aldose 1-epimerase family protein codes for MNTILRSGLAVAEISSLGAELVSFRRTDTDTEYMWNGDAVYWTGRSPVLFPMIGGAAGEVVRVDGQTYPLARHGFARRNEFTLVEASETQAVYRLSHSEDTLASYPYPFHLYLTYNLNGSTLDIGYRVENPGEGEMFFQLGTHPAFNCPIGGEGRFTDYYLEFEQPERLERLFLNENGLITPGQNEAMLGADNKMPLNHEMFAHDALVFRNVQSRSVALKSKQSAKSVTVAFTGFPDLGIWQPKNAPFVCIEPWHGVADLEGFTGDFREKQNAISLPPGGQFTSALAITFN; via the coding sequence ATGAATACTATTTTACGCAGCGGCCTGGCCGTGGCCGAGATCAGTTCACTCGGCGCTGAGCTGGTCAGCTTCAGAAGAACGGATACAGATACTGAATATATGTGGAACGGAGACGCCGTCTATTGGACAGGCCGTTCTCCGGTGCTGTTCCCGATGATCGGGGGAGCCGCAGGCGAAGTGGTCCGTGTAGATGGACAGACTTATCCGCTGGCCCGGCACGGCTTCGCCAGACGCAACGAATTCACGCTGGTGGAGGCAAGCGAGACGCAAGCGGTCTACCGGCTATCGCACAGCGAGGACACGCTGGCCAGCTACCCGTATCCATTCCATCTGTATCTCACTTATAATCTGAACGGCAGCACGCTGGACATCGGCTACCGGGTGGAGAATCCCGGTGAAGGGGAGATGTTCTTCCAGCTCGGCACCCATCCGGCGTTCAACTGCCCGATTGGCGGAGAAGGCCGCTTCACCGACTACTATCTTGAATTTGAACAGCCGGAGCGCCTGGAGCGCTTATTCCTGAATGAGAATGGCTTGATCACTCCGGGCCAGAACGAGGCCATGCTCGGCGCGGACAACAAGATGCCGCTGAACCACGAGATGTTTGCGCATGACGCCCTTGTGTTCCGCAATGTCCAGTCCCGATCGGTTGCCCTGAAAAGCAAACAGTCTGCTAAGAGCGTAACGGTCGCCTTCACGGGCTTCCCTGATCTCGGCATCTGGCAACCGAAGAACGCACCGTTCGTGTGTATCGAGCCTTGGCATGGCGTGGCCGATCTCGAAGGCTTCACCGGCGATTTCCGGGAGAAGCAGAACGCCATCTCCCTGCCGCCGGGCGGCCAGTTTACCAGCGCGCTGGCGATTACGTTTAACTAA
- a CDS encoding Zn-dependent hydrolase, whose translation MQVKQLLVNGERLKNTIEAFADFGRTDHNGVTRLSLSEQDVRVRGYFTACCEELGMTVKVDDMGNMYATLAGSEAGPPIVIGSHLDTVKKGGRFDGVLGVIAGLEVVRTLVDQGIKPRLPVTVMNFTNEEGARFEPSMMASGVLSGKFDKAAMLGKKDAEGVSFCEALEASGYAGDAENRIREAAAYLELHIEQGPVLEKENVKIGLVDCVVGMACYEIEVTGESDHAGTTPMDMRRDALFAATDIMTELRRKLAVLDPELVYTMGRMNVLPNIHTVIPNKVIFTVEARHKDMDVVREVEEVIHGLPEELLDCSVSKTKLWGRDTVWFDPAICALVADATQKLGYSSRKLASGAGHDAQFVAGFLPSAMIFVPSVNGKSHCEEELTSYEDCEMGVNVVLETVLSVLSRD comes from the coding sequence ATGCAGGTTAAGCAACTATTGGTGAACGGTGAGCGGCTGAAGAATACGATTGAGGCCTTTGCCGATTTCGGGCGGACAGACCATAACGGAGTTACCCGGCTATCGCTGTCGGAGCAGGATGTGCGGGTGCGCGGCTATTTCACCGCCTGCTGCGAAGAGCTGGGCATGACCGTGAAGGTGGATGATATGGGCAATATGTATGCCACACTGGCTGGCAGTGAAGCGGGGCCGCCGATCGTGATCGGCTCCCATCTGGATACCGTGAAGAAGGGCGGGAGATTCGACGGTGTCCTCGGGGTGATTGCCGGCCTTGAGGTGGTGAGAACCCTGGTAGATCAAGGGATTAAGCCCCGGCTGCCTGTAACGGTGATGAACTTCACCAATGAGGAAGGTGCCCGCTTTGAGCCGTCCATGATGGCCTCAGGCGTCTTATCCGGCAAGTTCGATAAGGCAGCCATGCTGGGGAAGAAGGACGCGGAGGGCGTCAGCTTCTGCGAGGCGCTGGAGGCCAGCGGCTATGCCGGCGATGCAGAGAACCGGATCAGGGAAGCGGCGGCTTATCTGGAGCTGCATATCGAGCAGGGCCCTGTGCTGGAGAAGGAGAACGTTAAGATCGGCCTGGTTGACTGTGTCGTGGGCATGGCCTGCTATGAGATTGAAGTGACGGGGGAATCGGATCATGCCGGGACTACGCCGATGGATATGCGCCGGGATGCGCTGTTTGCCGCTACCGACATTATGACGGAACTGCGCCGCAAGCTGGCCGTGCTTGATCCTGAGCTGGTCTACACGATGGGGCGGATGAATGTGCTGCCGAATATCCATACGGTCATTCCGAACAAGGTAATCTTCACCGTGGAAGCGAGGCATAAGGACATGGATGTGGTCCGGGAGGTCGAGGAGGTCATTCACGGCCTGCCGGAGGAGCTGCTGGATTGCAGCGTATCGAAGACGAAGCTGTGGGGCCGCGACACGGTCTGGTTTGATCCGGCCATCTGTGCGCTGGTGGCTGACGCAACGCAGAAGCTCGGCTACAGCAGCCGGAAGCTGGCGAGCGGCGCGGGGCATGACGCCCAGTTCGTGGCCGGATTCCTGCCGTCGGCGATGATTTTCGTCCCAAGTGTGAACGGGAAAAGTCATTGCGAGGAAGAGCTCACCTCCTATGAGGATTGTGAGATGGGCGTGAATGTGGTGCTGGAGACGGTGCTGTCGGTGTTGTCTCGTGACTGA
- a CDS encoding class I SAM-dependent methyltransferase produces the protein MNHPAWSFSGLDTSQRMLQAAQQRLGVAGLLDRVELHQTETSTWNCTRAYDAATCMLVLHFLQGRTNKLALLRSIAERLQPGAPLCMSAICGVPGSSAWELQMAGWRLHMLGNGIAEEQWQIFEQSFGVTSHPLPAAEMEELLLAAGFTAVSRFFGAYLIDGWLAVKALER, from the coding sequence CTGAACCATCCGGCTTGGAGCTTCAGCGGCCTGGATACCTCGCAGCGTATGCTCCAGGCTGCACAGCAGCGGCTGGGGGTCGCGGGTCTGCTGGATAGAGTGGAGCTGCATCAAACGGAGACCAGTACATGGAACTGCACTAGAGCGTATGATGCCGCAACCTGTATGCTGGTGTTGCATTTCTTGCAAGGGAGGACGAACAAGCTGGCGCTCCTTCGCAGCATTGCCGAGCGGCTTCAGCCGGGTGCGCCGCTGTGTATGTCCGCCATCTGCGGGGTGCCAGGCTCATCTGCATGGGAGCTTCAGATGGCAGGCTGGCGGTTGCATATGCTGGGTAATGGTATCGCAGAGGAACAGTGGCAGATCTTCGAGCAATCCTTCGGAGTCACCTCCCATCCGCTTCCTGCCGCAGAGATGGAGGAGTTGCTGCTGGCGGCTGGGTTCACGGCCGTATCCCGGTTTTTCGGCGCTTATCTGATTGACGGCTGGTTGGCGGTGAAGGCGCTAGAACGATAG
- a CDS encoding carbohydrate ABC transporter permease yields MNKAAAIKIITTLIMLFFSIVMIVPFLWMISTSFKTPSEVFRYPIQWIPDHFNWSHHVKVWSGQGSFVPYYLNSLKVAVLSTIGAVSLSALAAYGFARIEFKGRNTMFLVYLSMMMVPPQVLFVPKFIMFDWAGIYNTHWALILPGMFTIFGVFMMRQFFLSVPHEISEAAFIDGAGHFRIFSRIILPMAKPSLATLAIIDFSWHWNDYENALVFLIDQDLFTVPLGLQNFILENNVDYNGMMAAATAGIIPMILVFLLGQKYIIEGVASSAVKG; encoded by the coding sequence ATGAATAAAGCCGCCGCTATCAAAATCATCACCACATTAATCATGCTGTTCTTCAGCATCGTCATGATTGTACCCTTCCTCTGGATGATCAGCACCTCCTTCAAAACACCGTCCGAGGTGTTCCGCTATCCGATCCAGTGGATTCCGGACCACTTCAACTGGAGTCATCATGTCAAAGTCTGGTCCGGCCAGGGCAGCTTCGTACCTTATTATTTGAATTCCCTTAAGGTCGCTGTGCTGAGTACCATCGGTGCCGTCTCCCTGTCCGCCTTGGCAGCCTATGGGTTTGCCAGAATTGAGTTCAAGGGACGTAACACAATGTTCCTGGTCTACCTGTCCATGATGATGGTTCCTCCGCAGGTGCTGTTCGTGCCGAAGTTCATCATGTTCGACTGGGCCGGCATCTATAACACTCACTGGGCGCTCATTCTGCCAGGTATGTTCACCATCTTCGGCGTGTTCATGATGCGGCAGTTCTTCCTCTCCGTACCCCATGAAATCTCCGAGGCCGCCTTCATCGACGGCGCAGGCCATTTCCGCATCTTCTCGCGGATTATCCTGCCGATGGCCAAGCCATCGCTGGCGACCCTGGCGATTATTGATTTCTCCTGGCACTGGAACGATTATGAGAACGCGCTCGTCTTCCTGATCGACCAGGATCTGTTCACCGTTCCGCTCGGGCTGCAGAACTTCATCCTGGAGAACAATGTCGATTACAACGGCATGATGGCCGCAGCAACCGCCGGGATCATCCCGATGATTCTCGTTTTCCTGCTCGGCCAGAAATACATTATTGAAGGAGTGGCCAGCTCGGCGGTGAAGGGGTGA
- a CDS encoding sugar ABC transporter permease yields the protein MKATWMRRQQLLGYLFIGPNMIGVILFFIIPAMYSFYLMFTDYKFMSPNTKFIGLANIRRMLGDEVFYIAIKNTLLFLLSVPVSIGLAFLVAAILNRSVYLKKLLRALYFMPYITSGVAVAFVWMLLFHPNNGPINGILRSMGIENPPGWLSTMDTSMYAIDIIWIWFMLGYNMIIYLAALQEVSGELLEAATIDGARTWQTVRSILWPLVSPTTFLLLITGLIMSIKQFGIIQAITQGGPGNSTTVLSLFIYQNAFRYYEMGYASAVSWALFLIILIFTVVQWLGQKRWVHY from the coding sequence TGGGCTATCTGTTTATCGGGCCCAATATGATTGGCGTGATACTGTTTTTTATCATACCGGCTATGTATTCGTTCTATCTCATGTTTACAGACTACAAGTTTATGAGTCCTAATACCAAGTTCATCGGGCTGGCCAATATCCGGCGGATGCTGGGGGATGAGGTCTTCTATATTGCCATTAAGAACACGCTGCTGTTCCTGCTCTCTGTTCCGGTGTCGATTGGGCTGGCGTTCCTGGTGGCTGCCATCCTGAACCGTTCCGTCTATCTCAAAAAGCTGCTCCGCGCCCTGTACTTCATGCCCTACATTACCAGCGGCGTAGCCGTAGCCTTCGTCTGGATGCTGCTGTTCCACCCGAATAACGGGCCGATTAACGGCATTCTCCGCTCTATGGGCATCGAGAACCCTCCCGGCTGGCTGTCCACGATGGACACGTCCATGTATGCGATTGATATCATCTGGATCTGGTTCATGCTCGGCTATAACATGATTATCTACCTCGCCGCCTTGCAGGAGGTGTCGGGCGAGCTGCTGGAGGCAGCCACCATCGACGGTGCCCGCACGTGGCAGACGGTCCGCAGCATCCTGTGGCCGCTGGTGAGTCCCACTACTTTTCTGCTGCTGATTACCGGGCTGATCATGTCGATTAAGCAGTTCGGCATCATCCAGGCGATTACGCAGGGCGGACCCGGGAACAGCACCACTGTGTTATCCCTGTTCATCTATCAGAATGCCTTCCGCTATTACGAGATGGGCTATGCCTCAGCAGTCTCCTGGGCCCTGTTCCTGATCATTCTGATCTTCACCGTTGTTCAATGGCTGGGCCAGAAACGCTGGGTTCACTACTAA